A section of the Deltaproteobacteria bacterium genome encodes:
- a CDS encoding uracil-DNA glycosylase, with protein MSDIQKIVQDLKNNLQYQERHLGLTGVVGEKTGKKPVENPISNPNETLEDIRKDIGDCKRCRLCEQRTNIVFGVGNSKTKLMFVGEGPGRDEDKQGEPFVGRAGQLLNKIIEAMGMKREDVYISNIVMCRPPENRAPLPDEAATCIPFLERKIAVIKPKVIICLGSVAMQFLLRTERKISTVRGVWQEYQGIKVMPTYHPAFLLRNPNMKRPVWEDMQEVMRHLQETK; from the coding sequence ATGTCAGATATCCAAAAAATTGTACAAGATTTAAAAAATAATCTCCAATATCAGGAACGCCATTTGGGTCTTACAGGGGTTGTCGGGGAAAAAACTGGAAAAAAACCTGTTGAAAATCCGATTTCTAATCCCAACGAAACTCTGGAAGATATCCGCAAAGATATCGGCGATTGCAAACGCTGTCGTCTCTGTGAACAAAGAACCAATATTGTTTTTGGTGTTGGTAATTCTAAGACAAAACTTATGTTTGTTGGTGAAGGTCCGGGGCGTGATGAAGACAAACAAGGCGAACCTTTTGTCGGGCGCGCCGGTCAGTTGTTAAATAAAATTATCGAAGCGATGGGAATGAAGAGGGAAGATGTCTATATTTCAAATATTGTTATGTGTAGGCCTCCGGAGAATAGAGCTCCACTGCCGGACGAGGCGGCAACGTGCATCCCCTTTCTGGAAAGAAAAATTGCCGTCATCAAACCAAAAGTGATTATCTGCTTGGGTTCGGTTGCAATGCAATTTCTGCTTCGCACGGAAAGAAAAATTTCTACGGTCCGGGGCGTATGGCAGGAATATCAAGGCATCAAAGTCATGCCCACCTATCACCCCGCATTTTTACTCCGCAACCCCAACATGAAGCGCCCCGTATGGGAAGACATGCAAGAGGTGATGCGTCATCTACAAGAAACAAAGTGA